In a single window of the Candidatus Eisenbacteria bacterium genome:
- a CDS encoding methyltransferase domain-containing protein, producing the protein MSSTPSYYVHGTHPEEQRRLSLLNDILNRGSLRQLSLRGGERVIDLGCGLGQLTHGMAAAAGPAGRVLGIDRSAEQLEQARQITGSPEAAPIEFREGDVLALELPDDEWESFDVAHTRFVLEHVPEPLQVVRTMARAVKTGGRVVLEDEDHDILRLWPEPPGVLRMWRAYVDSYVRRGNDPFVGRKLNVLLHEAGLEPKRSAPIWFGSSAGEPLFQAWIDNFHGVMTGAREEVLSTGALDAAAYDAALLALREWGRRPDAAAWYFMAYAEGVKP; encoded by the coding sequence GTGAGCTCGACCCCCTCTTACTACGTCCACGGCACCCATCCCGAAGAACAGCGCCGGCTCTCGCTTCTCAACGATATCCTGAATCGAGGATCGCTTCGCCAGCTCTCGCTGCGTGGCGGCGAGCGCGTGATCGATCTCGGCTGCGGCCTGGGCCAGCTCACGCATGGCATGGCGGCGGCCGCCGGCCCGGCCGGGCGCGTGCTGGGCATCGACCGCAGCGCCGAGCAGCTCGAGCAGGCTCGCCAGATCACCGGCTCGCCGGAGGCCGCGCCCATCGAGTTCCGCGAAGGCGACGTGCTGGCGCTCGAGCTGCCCGATGACGAATGGGAGAGCTTCGACGTCGCGCATACGAGGTTCGTGCTCGAGCACGTTCCCGAGCCGCTCCAGGTGGTGCGCACGATGGCGCGCGCGGTCAAGACCGGAGGCCGCGTGGTGCTGGAGGACGAGGACCACGACATCCTGCGCCTGTGGCCCGAGCCGCCAGGAGTCCTCCGCATGTGGCGCGCGTACGTCGACAGCTACGTGCGCCGCGGCAACGATCCATTCGTCGGCCGCAAGCTGAACGTGCTGCTCCACGAGGCAGGCCTCGAGCCGAAGCGCTCCGCGCCGATCTGGTTCGGATCTTCCGCGGGCGAACCGCTCTTCCAGGCGTGGATCGACAATTTCCATGGGGTGATGACCGGCGCGCGCGAGGAGGTGCTCTCGACCGGCGCGCTCGATGCCGCGGCCTACGACGCGGCGCTCCTGGCGCTGCGCGAATGGGGACGGCGTCCCGATGCCGCGGCGTGGTATTTCATGGCGTATGCGGAGGGCGTGAAGCCGTAG
- a CDS encoding VIT and VWA domain-containing protein: MSTSALLGRLKLLALTLLLPASIATAQEEPTQDHTLSPYFFIEGGDSRTDRFPLLGTRVNVNVAGVIADVTVRQTYKNDGQRPIHAKYIFPASTRAAVHGLTMTVGNEMIRAKIKEREQARRDFDVARKAGKNAALLEEQRPNVFTMDVANIVPGQTIDVELSYSELLIPTSGVYEFVYPTVVGPRYSTVPEAGAPSTERWLKSPHTPEGEPPRYTLALQGVVTAGMPVHDLVSPSHTIDARWQDASKVAFTLDPNEAQGGNRDFVLRFRLEGDRIQSGLMLYRGTEEQFFLTMVQPPRRVSLDEIPPREYVFVVDVSGSMHGFPLNTTKALLRDLIGHLRPDDTFNVLLFSGGSRLLSAASLTATPEHIEQALAIIDLERGGGGTELLAAVKRAMALPEDDDARSRSILVITDGYIGAEREVFTFIRENLGRANVFAFGIGSGVNRHLIEGIARAGMGEPFVALNPEEARDCAGRFREYVQYPLLTDVRIAFEGIEAYDVEPKSIPDVMADRPIVVFGKWRGEPRGQVVVTGTTGSGTFRQSFDAAAAGPDPSSTALRYLWARARIADLSNFGDSQEDDEVRKQLVSLGLTYNLLTRHTSFIAVREVIQNPLAHGQDVVQPLPLPAGVSNRAVFGMGVGDEPGLGWLFALALLACIGVALRQRPVSQERIPS, translated from the coding sequence ATGTCCACCTCTGCGCTGCTCGGTCGCCTGAAGCTTCTCGCCCTCACCCTCCTCCTGCCGGCGTCGATCGCAACCGCCCAGGAAGAGCCGACGCAGGACCACACGCTCTCGCCCTATTTCTTCATCGAGGGAGGCGACTCACGGACGGATCGCTTCCCGCTGCTGGGAACACGCGTCAACGTGAACGTCGCCGGTGTCATCGCCGACGTCACCGTCCGGCAGACCTACAAGAACGACGGCCAGCGCCCCATTCACGCCAAGTACATCTTCCCGGCATCGACGCGGGCGGCGGTGCACGGCCTCACGATGACGGTCGGCAACGAGATGATTCGCGCCAAGATCAAGGAGCGGGAGCAGGCGAGGAGAGACTTCGACGTCGCCAGGAAAGCCGGCAAGAATGCCGCGCTGCTCGAAGAGCAGCGCCCCAACGTGTTCACGATGGACGTGGCCAACATCGTGCCCGGCCAGACCATCGACGTCGAGCTGAGCTATTCGGAGCTGCTGATCCCGACTTCGGGAGTCTACGAGTTCGTCTATCCCACCGTCGTCGGCCCGCGCTACTCCACCGTTCCCGAAGCCGGCGCGCCCTCGACCGAACGCTGGCTCAAGTCACCGCACACACCCGAAGGCGAGCCGCCGCGTTACACGCTGGCTCTGCAGGGCGTGGTGACGGCAGGCATGCCGGTGCACGACCTGGTCAGTCCGTCGCACACCATCGACGCCCGGTGGCAGGACGCTTCGAAAGTCGCGTTCACGCTCGATCCCAATGAAGCCCAGGGCGGCAACCGGGACTTCGTGCTGCGCTTCCGGCTCGAAGGCGATCGCATCCAGTCCGGCCTCATGCTCTACCGCGGGACCGAGGAGCAGTTCTTCCTCACCATGGTGCAGCCACCGCGCCGCGTCAGTCTCGACGAGATTCCGCCACGCGAGTACGTCTTCGTCGTCGACGTCTCGGGCTCGATGCACGGCTTTCCGCTCAACACCACCAAGGCGCTCTTGCGCGATCTGATCGGCCACCTGCGCCCCGACGACACGTTCAACGTCCTGCTCTTCTCGGGTGGATCTCGCCTCCTGTCCGCCGCCTCGCTCACCGCCACTCCGGAGCACATCGAGCAGGCGCTCGCCATCATCGACCTCGAGCGGGGCGGCGGCGGGACGGAGCTGCTCGCCGCAGTGAAGCGGGCGATGGCGCTACCCGAGGACGATGACGCCCGCTCGCGCAGCATCCTGGTCATCACCGACGGATACATCGGCGCAGAGCGTGAGGTGTTCACCTTCATCCGCGAGAACCTCGGACGGGCGAATGTGTTCGCCTTCGGCATCGGCAGCGGCGTCAACCGCCATCTCATCGAAGGCATCGCCCGCGCCGGAATGGGCGAGCCGTTCGTGGCGCTGAATCCCGAGGAAGCACGCGACTGCGCAGGCCGTTTTCGCGAGTACGTGCAGTACCCGTTGCTGACCGACGTGCGGATCGCGTTCGAAGGCATCGAAGCGTACGACGTGGAGCCGAAGTCGATCCCGGACGTGATGGCCGACCGCCCCATCGTGGTGTTCGGGAAGTGGCGCGGCGAGCCGCGCGGCCAGGTGGTGGTCACCGGCACCACGGGCTCCGGCACGTTCCGTCAGTCCTTCGATGCCGCCGCGGCGGGTCCGGACCCATCGAGCACGGCGCTCCGCTACCTGTGGGCACGGGCCCGCATCGCCGACCTCTCGAACTTCGGCGACAGCCAGGAGGACGACGAAGTGCGCAAGCAGCTCGTGTCGCTCGGGCTCACCTACAACCTGCTCACCCGGCACACCTCGTTCATCGCCGTGCGCGAGGTGATCCAGAACCCGCTGGCCCACGGACAGGACGTGGTCCAGCCGCTGCCGCTCCCGGCCGGCGTGAGCAACCGCGCCGTCTTTGGCATGGGCGTCGGCGATGAGCCCGGCCTGGGCTGGCTCTTCGCGCTGGCGCTCCTGGCCTGCATCGGCGTGGCGCTCCGGCAGCGGCCGGTCTCGCAGGAGCGGATCCCGTCATGA